The following proteins are co-located in the Gorilla gorilla gorilla isolate KB3781 chromosome 18, NHGRI_mGorGor1-v2.1_pri, whole genome shotgun sequence genome:
- the LOC101135754 gene encoding tropomyosin alpha-3 chain-like, giving the protein MMQRSELSASSKKLREKGGPGNRGMKVIENRALKDEEKMELQELQLKEAKHIAEEADRKYEEVARKLVTIEGDLERTEERAELTESRCREMDEQIRLMDQNQKCLSAAEEKYSQKEDKYEEEIKIFTDKPKEAETCAEFAERSVAKLEKTIDDLEDKLKCTKEEHLCTQRMLDQTLLDLNEM; this is encoded by the exons ATGATGCAGAGGAGCGAGCTGAGCGCCTCCAGCAAGAAGTTGAGGGAGAAAGGCGGGCCCGGGaacag AGGTATGAAGGTTATTGAAAACCGGGctttaaaagatgaagaaaagatggAACTCCAGGAACTCCAACTCAAAGAAGCTAAGCACATTGCAGAAGAGGCAGATAGGAAGTATGAAGAGGTGGCTCGTAAGTTGGTGACCATTGAAGGAGACTTGGAACGCACAGAGGAACGAGCTGAGCTGACAGAGTCCCGTTGCCGAGAGATGGATGAGCAGATTAGACTGATGGACCAGAACCAGAAGTGTCTGAGTGCTGCTGAAGAAAAGTACTctcaaaaagaagacaaatatgaGGAAGAAATCAAGATTTTTACTGATAAACCCAAGGAGGCAGAGACCTGTGCTGAGTTTGCTGAGCGATCGGTAGCCAAGCTGGAAAAGACAATTGATGACTTGGAAGATAAACTGAAATGCACCAAAGAGGAGCACCTCTGTACACAAAGGATGCTGGACCAGACTCTGCTTGACCTGAATGAGATGTAG